Proteins encoded together in one Bombiscardovia nodaiensis window:
- the rlfA gene encoding hypothetical protein produces MEYNLYCDESCYLEHDDSNAMTIGAVIVPKEKRTEICSRIIEIKKKYDISPTNEIKWSKARNKLLPLYLDLVDYFFDDDDISFRVVLIPEKQLLNHEKWKQSHNTWYYKMYFEMLKVIFNPDNSYNVYIDIKDTHSNFRVKQLQDVCNNNIYDFNKNIVRKIQTIRSDEVQIMQLTDILIGAVCRSGRKLSIEHENEAKLKIIERIKKRSGYQLNKTTLYREQKFNLLVWEASI; encoded by the coding sequence GTGGAGTACAACCTATATTGTGATGAAAGTTGTTATCTAGAACACGACGACTCGAATGCCATGACTATTGGCGCGGTAATAGTACCGAAAGAAAAAAGAACAGAAATATGCAGCCGTATCATAGAAATTAAAAAAAAGTATGATATTAGCCCAACTAATGAAATTAAGTGGTCAAAGGCTCGAAATAAGCTACTTCCGCTATATTTGGACTTAGTAGATTATTTTTTCGATGATGATGATATATCTTTCCGCGTAGTATTAATCCCTGAAAAACAGCTTTTAAACCATGAGAAATGGAAACAAAGCCATAATACTTGGTACTACAAAATGTATTTTGAGATGTTAAAGGTTATTTTTAATCCAGATAATTCGTACAACGTTTATATCGATATAAAAGACACACATTCTAACTTTAGAGTTAAACAATTACAGGACGTGTGCAATAACAACATATACGATTTTAACAAAAATATCGTAAGAAAAATACAGACGATTCGTTCTGATGAAGTGCAAATTATGCAACTCACAGATATTCTTATCGGAGCTGTATGCCGGTCAGGGCGAAAACTGTCTATTGAACATGAAAACGAAGCTAAACTCAAGATAATAGAACGGATAAAAAAGCGGTCAGGATATCAGCTTAATAAAACAACACTATATCGAGAGCAAAAGTTCAATCTCCTAGTATGGGAGGCATCGATTTGA
- the tgt gene encoding queuine tRNA-ribosyltransferase, with amino-acid sequence MSTTGSNPGTFSFESTHSLAPSAQGLGRDGRRYGRTGLIHTPHGDIQTPAFIPVATQAAMKAVLPEQMKDLGAQALLSNAFHLFERPGEDVIDQAGGLGKFMGWAGPTFTDSGGFQVLSLGAGFKKTLAMDVTGMKSDEVIAEGKERLAFVDEDGVTFKSPLNGSEHRFSAEISMGIQHKIGADIMFAFDELTTLMNTRGYQEQSVERTFRWAKRCVAEHQRLTAERAGKPYQALYGVVQGANYEDLRRKAASEIASLEFDGVGIGGAIEKRLLGQTCAWICDEMPEERPRHILGIAAVDDIFAGVENGGDTFDCVSPARCGRNGAVFTRDGRWNIKRTQFRRDFSPIEADCDCYTCQHYTRAYVCHLLHAHELNGYTLATIHNERFFVRLLDEIRASISGGYFDDYKRETLARFYAHGSKG; translated from the coding sequence ATGAGCACAACAGGCAGCAATCCAGGCACCTTTAGCTTTGAAAGCACCCACAGCCTCGCCCCCAGCGCGCAAGGCCTGGGCCGCGACGGAAGGCGATACGGGCGGACAGGACTTATCCACACGCCCCACGGCGACATCCAGACGCCAGCGTTCATCCCCGTGGCCACCCAGGCCGCCATGAAGGCCGTGCTGCCCGAGCAGATGAAAGATTTAGGCGCGCAAGCCCTACTCTCGAATGCCTTCCACCTCTTCGAGCGGCCCGGCGAAGACGTGATCGACCAGGCGGGCGGACTCGGGAAATTCATGGGCTGGGCGGGGCCGACCTTCACCGACTCCGGCGGATTCCAGGTGCTCTCCCTGGGCGCGGGATTCAAAAAGACGCTGGCCATGGATGTGACCGGCATGAAGTCCGACGAGGTGATAGCCGAGGGCAAGGAGCGCCTGGCATTCGTAGACGAAGACGGCGTGACCTTCAAATCACCGCTCAACGGGAGCGAGCACCGCTTTTCCGCGGAAATCTCGATGGGGATACAGCACAAAATTGGCGCCGATATTATGTTCGCCTTCGACGAACTCACCACGCTCATGAACACGCGCGGCTACCAGGAGCAGTCCGTTGAGCGCACCTTCCGCTGGGCCAAGCGCTGCGTGGCCGAACACCAGCGGCTCACGGCCGAGCGGGCAGGCAAGCCCTACCAGGCGCTATACGGGGTGGTGCAGGGGGCCAACTACGAGGACCTGCGGCGGAAGGCGGCCAGCGAAATTGCCTCGCTCGAATTCGACGGCGTGGGCATTGGCGGCGCCATCGAAAAGCGGCTGCTCGGGCAGACCTGCGCCTGGATTTGCGACGAAATGCCCGAAGAACGGCCCCGGCACATCCTCGGGATTGCGGCCGTGGACGACATTTTCGCCGGAGTGGAGAACGGCGGCGACACCTTTGACTGCGTCTCCCCCGCCCGCTGCGGACGCAACGGAGCCGTGTTCACGCGCGACGGCCGCTGGAACATCAAACGCACCCAGTTCCGGCGGGACTTTAGCCCCATCGAAGCCGACTGCGACTGCTACACCTGCCAGCACTACACGCGCGCCTACGTGTGCCACCTGCTGCACGCGCACGAGCTCAACGGCTACACGCTGGCCACGATTCACAACGAGCGCTTCTTCGTGCGCCTGCTCGACGAAATCCGCGCCTCCATCAGCGGCGGCTACTTTGACGACTACAAGCGCGAGACCCTGGCCCGCTTCTACGCCCACGGCTCCAAGGGCTAA
- a CDS encoding cation-transporting ATPase V produces the protein MKEVLAFAKRVPLLLVTIACGIAMGLLWAHQQPVAHWIVTILVAVALVDTLRGMIDDVRHGHVGVDILAVVAILSTLAVKEYWAAWAVVLMVYSGAAIEEYAQSKASSNLTALVAAAPQNAHVVKGAKGKAESFAKGAAQLQEGDWSTQSVDQVHLGDVLIVKPGETVPVDGKLISGSATLDLSNINGEPVPRQLYSDAPLMSGAVNGSTAFLMEATQLSRDSQYQRILELVQSAQNSRATVVRTADLLAVPFTVLAFIIAGVAWIVSGVPTRFAQVLVLATPCPLLIAAPVAYMAGSGRLAKAGVLIKTQDVIENLGRVSHIFFDKTGTLTVKRPHVTHLDMSQQTHLGLSEQEILAMAGAVEAYSVHILSRGIAAAGTQARKELEEAAAAGDGAGIGSGAGAGGAGADAQAGRSFKVVSVSEDSGQGVQGQVNGYRVRVGRLAYVLAEAANASSSDPAEHFGDLAADEMAAYVSVDGQLAARIVMKDVPRADAAETVRRLQDMGITRLSMLTGDKEDSARIIAGQVGIEDVHAELYPEDKARVITESSQLNPNKQPWWDQWLSKFVGESVTKSITMMVGDGVNDAPVLAAADVGMAITDGTTTAASESAQAVIMNDDIASVPRAIAIARRTKRVMLQAVIVGLSLATVGMLAAAFNLIPVVVGAFTQEAIDVVSILWALTALFDKD, from the coding sequence ATGAAGGAAGTTTTGGCCTTCGCCAAGCGCGTGCCTTTGCTGCTGGTTACCATAGCTTGCGGCATTGCGATGGGCCTGCTCTGGGCGCACCAGCAGCCGGTAGCCCACTGGATCGTGACGATTCTGGTGGCCGTCGCCCTGGTAGACACCCTGCGCGGGATGATTGACGACGTGCGCCACGGGCATGTGGGCGTGGATATTCTCGCCGTGGTGGCCATTCTCTCCACCCTGGCCGTGAAGGAGTACTGGGCTGCCTGGGCGGTGGTGCTCATGGTCTACTCGGGGGCCGCGATCGAGGAATACGCGCAGTCCAAGGCCTCCTCCAACCTGACGGCCCTGGTGGCTGCTGCCCCGCAGAACGCGCATGTGGTCAAGGGAGCTAAGGGCAAGGCGGAGTCCTTCGCCAAGGGGGCCGCTCAGCTGCAAGAGGGGGACTGGAGCACGCAGAGTGTGGACCAGGTGCACTTGGGCGACGTGCTGATTGTGAAGCCCGGCGAAACCGTGCCCGTGGACGGCAAGCTGATTTCCGGCTCGGCCACGCTGGACTTGTCCAACATCAACGGGGAGCCCGTGCCCCGGCAGCTGTACTCGGATGCGCCGCTCATGTCGGGAGCGGTCAACGGCTCCACCGCCTTCCTGATGGAGGCCACGCAGCTTTCGCGCGACTCGCAGTACCAGCGCATTCTGGAGCTCGTGCAGTCCGCCCAGAACTCGCGGGCCACCGTGGTGCGCACGGCCGACCTGCTCGCTGTGCCCTTTACCGTGCTGGCTTTCATTATTGCGGGCGTGGCCTGGATTGTTTCCGGCGTGCCCACCCGCTTTGCGCAGGTGCTCGTGCTGGCCACTCCCTGCCCGCTGCTGATTGCCGCGCCGGTGGCGTACATGGCTGGCTCGGGGCGCCTGGCGAAGGCGGGAGTGCTGATTAAAACCCAAGACGTGATTGAGAACCTGGGGCGGGTTTCGCACATTTTCTTCGACAAAACTGGCACGCTGACCGTCAAGCGCCCGCATGTGACCCACTTGGACATGTCGCAGCAGACGCACTTGGGCTTGAGCGAGCAGGAGATTTTGGCCATGGCTGGGGCTGTGGAGGCGTATTCGGTGCACATTCTCTCGCGGGGGATTGCGGCGGCGGGCACGCAGGCGCGCAAGGAGCTGGAGGAAGCGGCGGCGGCTGGAGACGGGGCTGGGATTGGTTCCGGGGCTGGTGCTGGCGGGGCTGGTGCTGATGCTCAGGCTGGCAGGAGCTTTAAGGTGGTTAGTGTCTCGGAGGACTCGGGTCAGGGCGTGCAAGGGCAGGTGAACGGCTACCGGGTGCGCGTGGGGCGTTTGGCGTACGTGCTGGCCGAGGCGGCCAACGCGAGCAGCAGCGACCCGGCTGAGCATTTTGGCGATTTAGCGGCCGACGAGATGGCGGCGTACGTGTCGGTGGACGGGCAGCTGGCGGCCAGGATCGTGATGAAGGACGTGCCCAGGGCGGACGCGGCTGAGACCGTGCGGCGGCTGCAGGACATGGGCATTACCCGCCTGTCCATGCTCACCGGCGACAAGGAGGACTCCGCGCGCATTATTGCTGGCCAGGTGGGCATTGAGGACGTGCACGCCGAGCTCTACCCGGAGGACAAGGCCCGGGTGATTACCGAATCGTCCCAGCTCAACCCCAACAAGCAGCCCTGGTGGGACCAGTGGCTGAGCAAGTTCGTGGGCGAATCAGTCACGAAATCCATTACGATGATGGTGGGCGACGGCGTGAACGATGCGCCCGTGCTGGCTGCGGCGGACGTGGGCATGGCCATTACCGACGGCACGACTACTGCGGCTTCGGAGTCCGCCCAGGCGGTGATTATGAACGACGACATTGCGAGCGTGCCCCGAGCGATTGCCATTGCCCGCCGCACCAAGCGCGTGATGCTGCAAGCGGTCATCGTCGGCCTCTCCCTGGCCACGGTAGGCATGCTGGCCGCCGCCTTCAACCTCATCCCGGTAGTAGTAGGCGCCTTCACCCAAGAAGCCATCGACGTAGTCTCCATCCTCTGGGCCCTAACCGCCCTCTTCGACAAGGACTAG
- the fprA gene encoding glutamate synthase codes for MSESMNQGGGQQADRLKVAVVGAGPAGVYASDILLRQLKEQGQELGLGEDARIDIFEKLPVPFGLVRYGVAPDHPSIKYIAGALEKTLANPDLHLYADVEFGKDLTLEELEERYDVVLFATGAVDDRPLEIEGHDLRGVYGAAHFVEWYDGYPTAPREWPLEAEQVAVIGGGNVAMDVARILVRRADDLLPTDIPGNVYEGVKANKARELHMFIRRGPAQAKFSVQELREMEQLPGVQIVIDENDFDLDDDTIAKASEDKLTRQMLAELYTIRDMALDMEAGGGVDFEGNPAERKFYLHFYQMPAAIVGQDGAVSGIRVEHTRVDADGRMSETGEYSEIPVQAVYHAIGYKPAQVEGVPYDFDAYTLANEGGRIYTAPAAEGGQPIERLYATGWAKRGPVGLIGSTKSDALETISNMLADLAATGSHGRLAPDRAEDSTDRLLAAKGLHPIDFAGWQKVDAYERAEGAKVGREHIKVVDPDQLRRLALG; via the coding sequence ATGAGTGAAAGCATGAATCAGGGCGGTGGCCAGCAGGCGGATCGTCTCAAAGTAGCAGTTGTGGGCGCGGGACCGGCGGGAGTGTACGCATCCGATATTCTCTTGCGCCAGCTCAAGGAGCAGGGTCAGGAGCTGGGACTTGGCGAGGACGCGCGCATCGACATTTTTGAAAAGCTGCCGGTGCCTTTCGGACTCGTGCGATACGGCGTGGCCCCCGACCATCCCAGCATCAAATATATTGCTGGCGCGCTGGAGAAAACGCTGGCCAACCCCGACCTGCACCTGTACGCGGACGTGGAATTTGGCAAGGACCTGACGCTGGAGGAGCTGGAAGAGCGCTACGACGTGGTCCTGTTTGCCACCGGGGCTGTGGACGACCGGCCGCTGGAGATTGAGGGGCACGATTTGCGGGGCGTGTACGGGGCTGCGCACTTTGTGGAGTGGTACGACGGCTACCCTACGGCACCGCGCGAATGGCCGCTGGAGGCTGAGCAGGTGGCCGTAATTGGCGGCGGCAACGTGGCTATGGACGTGGCGCGCATCTTGGTGCGGCGGGCCGACGACCTGCTGCCCACCGACATTCCTGGCAACGTGTACGAGGGTGTGAAGGCGAACAAGGCGCGCGAGCTGCACATGTTCATCCGCCGCGGGCCCGCCCAGGCCAAGTTCTCGGTGCAGGAGCTGCGCGAGATGGAGCAGCTGCCGGGCGTGCAAATTGTAATCGATGAAAACGATTTTGACCTGGACGACGACACGATTGCGAAAGCCAGCGAAGACAAGCTGACCCGGCAGATGCTGGCCGAGCTCTACACGATTCGAGACATGGCGCTCGACATGGAGGCAGGCGGCGGGGTTGACTTCGAGGGGAACCCGGCTGAGCGCAAGTTTTACCTGCACTTTTACCAGATGCCAGCCGCGATTGTGGGGCAAGACGGCGCGGTGAGCGGCATTCGGGTGGAGCACACGCGCGTGGACGCGGACGGGCGCATGAGCGAGACCGGCGAATACAGCGAAATTCCGGTGCAGGCGGTCTACCACGCCATTGGCTACAAGCCGGCGCAGGTGGAGGGCGTGCCCTACGATTTCGACGCTTACACCCTGGCCAACGAGGGCGGGCGGATTTACACGGCTCCGGCTGCTGAGGGCGGGCAGCCGATTGAGCGCCTGTACGCCACGGGCTGGGCCAAGCGCGGGCCGGTGGGGCTGATTGGTTCCACCAAGTCCGACGCGCTGGAAACCATCTCGAACATGCTGGCCGACCTGGCTGCCACCGGCTCCCACGGCCGTCTGGCTCCCGACCGGGCCGAGGACTCCACGGACCGCCTCCTGGCCGCCAAGGGCCTGCACCCGATCGACTTTGCGGGCTGGCAGAAAGTTGATGCTTACGAGCGGGCCGAGGGCGCCAAGGTTGGCCGCGAGCACATCAAGGTAGTGGACCCCGACCAGCTCCGCCGCCTGGCCCTGGGCTGA
- a CDS encoding twitching motility protein PilT: MVQLYLLDANVLIDSHRQHHPFMYAEFHPFWKWMEKLAGLGEVRLLDVVYQELTVKPEHKPLDTLGEWVSQIFGSGIMTHKTDAIGAAFAQVQDYLVTCSCYGADAIKEWEKETKADPWLIAAAMANDAIIVTNEVGANPQPTQPQNKEPKIPDVAHAFGVDTMNLRAFYDANGQLVARDYPIQGTLLGGD, translated from the coding sequence ATGGTGCAGCTATACTTGCTTGATGCCAACGTACTCATTGACTCCCACCGGCAGCACCATCCGTTCATGTATGCGGAATTTCACCCGTTTTGGAAGTGGATGGAAAAGCTGGCTGGCTTGGGCGAAGTGAGGCTGCTGGATGTGGTGTATCAGGAACTCACTGTCAAGCCTGAGCACAAGCCGCTGGATACGCTCGGCGAATGGGTGTCGCAAATATTTGGCAGCGGCATCATGACACACAAGACCGACGCGATTGGCGCGGCCTTTGCACAAGTGCAGGATTACTTGGTGACGTGTAGCTGCTACGGGGCAGATGCGATCAAAGAATGGGAAAAGGAGACTAAGGCTGATCCTTGGCTGATTGCGGCGGCGATGGCGAACGATGCGATCATTGTTACCAACGAAGTTGGGGCGAATCCTCAGCCTACTCAGCCGCAGAACAAAGAGCCGAAGATTCCTGATGTGGCTCATGCTTTCGGGGTTGACACTATGAATTTGCGGGCTTTTTACGACGCCAATGGGCAGCTGGTCGCGCGGGACTACCCTATACAGGGAACGCTGCTGGGCGGAGATTAG
- the htpX gene encoding protease HtpX — MNGNFKVHGHYNGLKTTLLFAIMWAIIMLIWWLTGGRSGTLGIYIVIGLVGTFVSYWFSDRIAIASMHAQPVSEQQAPELYQIVRELSSRAGKPMPKIYIAPTDSPNAFATGRNERHAAVCCTQGILNMLDAREIRGVLGHELMHVYNHDILTSAVASAMATIITYLGYSLMYFGGGNDRNRDNGILGLVGVLVSSILAPLGASLIQMAISRTREYDADEDGSRLTGDPAALASALTKITSGAESHPMPQTAGTQSAAALMIANPFSAQGLTKLFSTHPPTADRIARLMQMAREMQLAQGAQPAQPAQIQ, encoded by the coding sequence ATGAACGGCAATTTTAAGGTGCATGGGCACTACAACGGACTGAAGACTACGCTGCTTTTCGCCATTATGTGGGCCATTATTATGCTGATTTGGTGGCTGACCGGCGGGCGCTCGGGCACGCTCGGCATTTATATCGTTATAGGCCTGGTCGGTACGTTCGTCTCCTACTGGTTTTCCGACCGCATAGCGATTGCGTCTATGCACGCGCAGCCGGTCTCCGAGCAGCAGGCGCCGGAGCTTTACCAGATTGTGCGCGAACTCTCCAGCCGCGCAGGCAAGCCGATGCCGAAGATTTATATAGCGCCGACGGACTCGCCCAACGCCTTCGCCACGGGCCGCAACGAGCGTCACGCGGCGGTGTGCTGCACGCAGGGGATTTTGAATATGCTCGACGCGCGCGAGATTCGCGGGGTGCTGGGCCACGAGCTCATGCACGTCTACAACCACGACATTTTGACCTCTGCCGTGGCTTCGGCAATGGCCACGATTATCACCTACTTGGGCTACTCGCTCATGTATTTTGGCGGGGGCAACGACCGCAATAGGGACAACGGGATTCTGGGCTTGGTTGGCGTGCTGGTGAGCTCGATTCTGGCTCCACTGGGGGCATCGCTCATTCAAATGGCGATTTCGCGCACCCGCGAGTACGACGCGGACGAGGATGGTTCCCGCCTGACCGGCGACCCGGCGGCCCTGGCTTCGGCGCTCACCAAGATTACGTCGGGCGCCGAAAGTCACCCAATGCCCCAGACCGCTGGCACCCAGTCCGCTGCCGCCCTGATGATTGCCAACCCCTTCTCCGCGCAGGGCCTGACCAAGCTCTTCTCCACCCACCCCCCGACCGCCGACCGCATAGCCCGCCTGATGCAAATGGCCCGCGAAATGCAGCTAGCCCAAGGCGCCCAGCCCGCCCAACCCGCCCAGATTCAGTAG
- a CDS encoding DNA helicase, whose product MFGDRSSLMSGTEARSIVEDAVRRELFGPKPGERPRGNPLDCSRGKIIFPSGTKIENIYHDQATGEEILTQGDPLHRYGVGVLHPAVFTKDRTIDDKQSIEETLDEETPIPGLPTDDEDLSDDEVPSRNPALDSTSSESPEDADDFDLSDANHFKPSAMAISFKGRFAKEGLFNVTVTGAYYDKLNVSVNVNDTTYLKQWWVRRPFKLDGSIDYGALTAKKRLIEVNLSPVGSEDVPRISPKLQAFIRPVPDESDEEVQLLTVSVSNTATTPGSENTLFQMSFFVDAMDGNTIEPYPERSLSDRDEEEQSLELLYRNHLTYGIGHGCAATWEDNGAAVARIKAEPLPSYEVPSLTPNIFVEGTDELVTVSMRDLALGNDQGTRQIEQVLKLYGEWIAAREEEAKKLEDKYRPAAQRHLDRCKDALQRMQAGWSMVTGENAHSNAAKAFKWMNEAMLYQQLRFKKCKLRKVTQEKDGVNRVSEKCPTFQPIETIDLPKGIGNWRPFQIAFILATLPELVDKSSPRRDLVDLIFFPTGGGKTEAYLGASALSLLARRLHDPDDAGTDTLMRYTLRLLTTQQFQRAASLICVLENIRSRNEEVLGSKRFGIGIWLGSNTTPNTRKSAETALGKIQKDRNAQNPFLLLKCPWCGAAMGPQSDSHRKNTSPPGYMLTQHTVRFVCVDKDCEYSSPHNYLPVYVIDEDIYEERPSLIIGTVDKFAMLAWRPRARAMFGLDSEGQRQFSPPGLIIQDELHLISGPLGSMVGLYEPIIDDLCTDKRGETPIPPKIIASTATARRYEEQILALFGRPKDQVAIFPPHGLEDGHSFFAEPEVLDDGSPAPGRRYLGVFSASLGSTQTVQVRVAAATLQAANSIPKEYRDGYWTNLNFFNSLRELGNTVTLLQSDVPDYVNGLRSREGLTQPRWPRRIMELTSRRPNSEIPQSIEELEKEFESGECTDICLASNIIEVGIDIDRLGLMTIVGQPKNTAQYIQVSGRVGRRPDRAPGLVITLYGAAKPRDRSHFERFQTYHQQLYSQVEPTSVTPFAEPALKRALHAAIITYIRQTTNSKIEPEPFPEKAFDSAVELLLERAQQVDPSSIKYLRREAEQRKQSWQRWHRTVWSANSTDKDGSPIQGLMRNAGNLPISDADVVSWEVPTSMRNVDAECKLDITFAYNHEDEAIKDPEEMK is encoded by the coding sequence ATGTTTGGAGATCGGAGCAGTCTCATGAGTGGCACTGAAGCCCGCAGCATCGTAGAAGATGCAGTCCGTAGGGAACTGTTTGGCCCAAAACCAGGAGAAAGGCCTCGTGGTAACCCGCTCGACTGCTCTAGAGGAAAGATAATTTTCCCGTCAGGAACCAAAATTGAGAACATCTATCACGACCAAGCAACAGGCGAGGAAATTCTAACTCAGGGAGATCCACTTCACCGATACGGAGTGGGAGTTCTTCACCCTGCAGTATTTACAAAAGATCGCACCATCGACGATAAACAGTCGATTGAAGAAACTCTCGATGAAGAAACTCCTATCCCCGGTCTCCCCACTGATGATGAAGACCTCTCTGATGATGAAGTACCCTCGCGTAATCCTGCTCTAGATAGTACTTCTTCTGAGAGTCCGGAAGATGCGGATGACTTCGACCTATCCGATGCCAACCATTTCAAACCGTCAGCAATGGCCATTTCGTTTAAGGGCCGCTTTGCGAAAGAAGGCCTCTTCAACGTTACTGTTACAGGGGCATATTATGACAAGCTTAACGTTAGTGTTAACGTTAACGACACCACTTATCTTAAGCAATGGTGGGTAAGAAGACCCTTCAAACTGGACGGCAGCATAGATTATGGGGCGCTGACTGCTAAGAAACGGCTCATCGAGGTTAATCTGAGTCCTGTTGGGAGCGAAGATGTTCCCCGCATATCTCCAAAACTGCAAGCATTTATTCGTCCAGTTCCTGACGAATCTGACGAAGAGGTACAACTTTTAACCGTCTCGGTCAGCAACACTGCAACCACTCCCGGGTCCGAAAACACTTTATTCCAGATGAGCTTCTTCGTTGATGCCATGGACGGCAATACCATTGAGCCTTACCCGGAAAGAAGTTTGTCCGACAGAGACGAGGAAGAGCAATCACTAGAACTGCTGTATAGGAATCACCTGACCTATGGCATAGGACACGGATGCGCCGCTACCTGGGAGGATAATGGTGCTGCCGTTGCACGAATCAAAGCTGAACCCCTGCCAAGCTATGAAGTGCCTAGTTTAACCCCGAATATTTTTGTCGAGGGGACTGACGAACTCGTGACAGTTAGTATGCGCGATTTAGCGCTAGGGAACGACCAAGGAACCCGGCAAATCGAGCAAGTACTAAAGCTCTACGGAGAGTGGATTGCTGCACGCGAGGAAGAGGCCAAGAAGCTAGAAGACAAGTACCGCCCAGCAGCCCAGCGACATCTTGACCGCTGCAAAGACGCCCTTCAACGGATGCAAGCCGGTTGGAGTATGGTGACAGGCGAGAACGCTCATTCCAATGCAGCCAAGGCCTTCAAGTGGATGAATGAGGCAATGTTGTACCAGCAACTGCGCTTCAAGAAATGCAAACTCAGAAAAGTTACACAGGAGAAGGATGGCGTTAATCGTGTCAGCGAGAAATGTCCTACTTTCCAACCTATAGAAACTATTGACCTCCCCAAAGGAATCGGTAATTGGCGTCCATTCCAAATTGCATTTATTCTTGCTACTTTGCCAGAATTAGTCGATAAATCTTCACCACGTCGAGACCTAGTGGACTTAATCTTCTTCCCTACCGGCGGAGGGAAAACTGAAGCATATCTGGGAGCCAGTGCTCTCAGCCTGCTTGCGCGTAGACTGCACGACCCTGATGATGCCGGCACTGATACGTTGATGCGTTACACGTTGAGGTTACTAACAACACAACAATTTCAACGGGCCGCTTCTCTCATTTGCGTCTTGGAGAATATTCGTTCGCGGAACGAGGAAGTACTCGGATCGAAACGTTTCGGTATTGGCATCTGGCTTGGGAGCAACACAACCCCCAACACACGAAAGTCAGCAGAAACTGCTCTGGGAAAAATACAAAAGGATAGAAATGCCCAAAATCCTTTCTTACTCTTAAAATGTCCTTGGTGCGGCGCAGCAATGGGTCCACAAAGTGATTCTCACAGGAAAAACACTAGCCCTCCGGGATATATGTTGACACAGCACACGGTACGTTTTGTATGTGTTGATAAGGATTGTGAGTACTCATCGCCGCATAATTACTTGCCGGTGTATGTAATCGACGAAGACATCTATGAGGAGAGACCTTCGCTCATTATAGGCACTGTCGATAAATTTGCTATGCTAGCATGGCGCCCTAGGGCTCGTGCTATGTTCGGCCTAGACTCTGAAGGGCAAAGACAGTTTTCGCCGCCTGGATTGATTATTCAAGATGAGCTCCACCTGATTTCCGGCCCACTCGGATCGATGGTTGGCTTGTACGAGCCTATCATCGATGATTTATGCACAGACAAGCGTGGAGAAACTCCCATTCCCCCCAAGATTATTGCGTCAACAGCTACCGCGAGAAGATATGAGGAGCAAATTCTAGCGCTCTTCGGTCGGCCGAAAGATCAAGTAGCCATTTTCCCACCTCACGGTCTCGAGGACGGTCACTCGTTCTTTGCAGAACCCGAAGTACTGGATGACGGCAGTCCTGCGCCAGGACGGCGCTATCTTGGAGTATTCAGCGCTTCTCTAGGTTCTACTCAAACAGTACAAGTTCGAGTCGCGGCTGCCACACTCCAAGCAGCAAACAGCATTCCGAAAGAATATCGCGACGGCTATTGGACCAACCTCAACTTCTTCAACAGCCTTCGTGAATTGGGCAATACTGTGACACTGCTTCAGTCCGATGTGCCTGACTATGTCAATGGCCTTCGCTCTAGAGAAGGCTTGACGCAGCCTAGATGGCCTCGAAGAATAATGGAACTTACCAGTCGCAGACCAAACAGTGAAATACCTCAATCTATTGAAGAGCTAGAGAAAGAATTCGAAAGTGGTGAATGCACTGATATTTGTCTGGCTTCCAACATCATCGAAGTGGGAATAGACATAGACCGACTGGGACTTATGACGATTGTTGGACAGCCCAAAAATACGGCTCAATACATTCAGGTCAGCGGCCGAGTTGGTCGGCGCCCTGACAGAGCTCCTGGCCTAGTAATTACACTTTACGGAGCAGCGAAACCACGAGACAGGAGCCACTTCGAACGGTTCCAAACGTATCATCAACAGCTGTACTCGCAGGTAGAGCCGACTTCAGTAACTCCATTTGCAGAACCCGCGCTCAAACGAGCATTACACGCGGCAATCATCACCTATATCCGTCAAACAACCAACTCAAAAATCGAACCAGAACCTTTCCCTGAAAAAGCGTTTGACAGCGCGGTCGAATTACTTCTCGAGCGTGCTCAGCAAGTTGATCCGTCCTCTATAAAATATCTACGACGAGAAGCTGAACAGAGAAAACAAAGTTGGCAAAGGTGGCATCGTACAGTATGGTCGGCGAATTCTACCGATAAGGATGGGAGCCCAATTCAAGGTCTCATGAGAAATGCAGGGAACCTGCCTATATCTGATGCAGATGTGGTTAGTTGGGAAGTGCCGACCAGTATGCGCAATGTTGATGCCGAGTGCAAATTAGACATCACGTTTGCTTACAACCACGAGGATGAAGCAATTAAAGATCCTGAGGAGATGAAGTGA